From one Agrobacterium fabrum str. C58 genomic stretch:
- a CDS encoding aldose 1-epimerase, translating into MTISATGTGIAGLTVSGNGFCAEIAYEGATLLSWRPLSADGENGEDLVDGYLTAAELQSQNGVRNGILAPFTNRIPQGRYDFGGETHHIEPVLDHEDLVFHGFARALPFVLDQSFEENGAQILVFRTEIAPGDFKGYPYRLTIEVEYRFAGHDVTIDIRGTNRGDQPLPFAAGWHPYFRLPGSTSIDDLLLTLPSRTAIETDDNLIPLRDQQGGIVTRDDTRFLYAPLSGHVADVCFTDLIASENGLCETRLENRHNGSSLTVWQERGHMHVFTGDTLARDRRRSIALEPVETPTNAFNHGELAAAITLQPGETRSFRFGVRFEAGR; encoded by the coding sequence ATGACCATTTCCGCAACAGGCACGGGGATTGCCGGTCTGACCGTTTCCGGCAACGGTTTTTGCGCCGAGATCGCTTATGAGGGCGCAACGCTTCTCAGCTGGCGACCGCTCTCTGCCGATGGCGAAAACGGCGAGGATCTGGTTGACGGATATCTGACAGCCGCGGAATTGCAGTCGCAGAACGGCGTGAGAAACGGCATTCTTGCACCCTTCACCAACCGCATTCCGCAAGGCCGATATGATTTCGGCGGCGAAACGCACCACATCGAGCCGGTGCTTGACCATGAAGACCTTGTTTTCCACGGCTTCGCCCGCGCCCTGCCCTTTGTTCTCGACCAGTCCTTCGAGGAAAATGGCGCGCAAATTCTTGTGTTCCGGACGGAAATCGCGCCTGGCGATTTCAAGGGTTACCCCTATCGGCTCACCATCGAGGTGGAGTATCGCTTTGCCGGCCACGACGTCACCATCGACATACGCGGCACCAATCGCGGCGACCAGCCTTTGCCTTTCGCCGCCGGCTGGCATCCCTATTTCCGCCTGCCCGGTTCGACCTCCATCGACGACCTTCTTCTCACGCTGCCCTCGCGAACCGCGATCGAAACGGACGACAATCTCATTCCCCTGCGGGATCAGCAGGGCGGCATCGTCACACGGGACGACACCCGCTTTCTTTATGCGCCGCTATCCGGTCATGTAGCGGATGTCTGCTTCACCGATCTGATCGCATCCGAAAACGGACTTTGCGAGACGCGGTTAGAAAACCGGCATAACGGTTCGAGCCTCACGGTCTGGCAGGAGCGTGGCCACATGCATGTCTTCACCGGCGATACGCTCGCCCGCGACAGGCGGCGATCCATCGCACTCGAACCGGTGGAAACGCCCACCAATGCCTTCAACCACGGGGAACTCGCCGCTGCAATTACCTTGCAACCGGGCGAGACGCGCAGCTTCCGCTTCGGCGTCCGTTTTGAGGCGGGCCGCTGA
- a CDS encoding NAD(P)-dependent oxidoreductase codes for MTEKNKVALIGAGAMGGAIGTRLVETGNHLTVFDLDAEKVAALTSLGAESARTAAEAAAVSDVVILSLNSPKIVRIAVFGKDGVAAGAKAGTLIIDMSSIDPEATKELAADAAEKGLRWVDSPLSGGAPKALIGQLTLMAGGSEKDVADAHRVLQHVASNYTHMGPCGAGQTTKLINQVLCGLNFLAVAEATQLALDAGVDAAKIPQALKGGRADSAILQEYMPRYVAKDYRRTGRIDNMVKDLNGAQDLARRTNTAMPLTAVCAEVHRMLTAAGLGGEDQAALMEFFSGAKRTFPD; via the coding sequence ATGACCGAGAAGAATAAAGTCGCCCTCATCGGCGCGGGCGCCATGGGCGGCGCGATCGGCACACGGCTGGTGGAAACCGGCAATCACCTGACGGTTTTCGATCTGGATGCGGAAAAGGTCGCGGCGCTGACAAGCCTTGGTGCGGAGAGCGCTCGCACGGCGGCAGAGGCGGCCGCGGTTTCCGACGTGGTCATCCTCAGCCTCAACTCGCCGAAAATTGTTCGCATCGCCGTCTTCGGCAAGGATGGCGTGGCGGCAGGGGCAAAAGCCGGCACGCTGATTATCGACATGTCCTCCATCGACCCGGAAGCAACCAAGGAACTGGCGGCTGACGCCGCTGAAAAGGGCCTGCGCTGGGTGGATAGCCCGCTTTCGGGCGGCGCACCCAAGGCGCTCATCGGGCAATTGACGCTGATGGCTGGCGGCAGCGAGAAGGATGTGGCCGATGCCCATCGCGTGCTGCAGCATGTCGCCAGCAACTACACCCATATGGGCCCCTGTGGCGCCGGGCAGACAACCAAGCTCATCAATCAGGTTCTGTGCGGCCTGAACTTCCTTGCGGTGGCGGAAGCAACGCAGCTCGCGCTGGATGCCGGCGTCGATGCCGCCAAGATACCGCAGGCGCTGAAGGGCGGCCGCGCCGATAGCGCCATCCTTCAGGAATACATGCCACGCTATGTGGCGAAGGATTACCGCCGCACCGGCCGCATCGATAATATGGTCAAGGACCTGAACGGCGCGCAGGATCTCGCCCGGCGCACCAACACGGCCATGCCGCTGACGGCGGTTTGCGCCGAGGTGCATCGCATGCTGACGGCGGCGGGGCTCGGCGGAGAAGACCAGGCGGCGCTGATGGAATTTTTCAGCGGCGCAAAACGAACCTTCCCTGACTGA
- a CDS encoding SDR family oxidoreductase, producing the protein MGLNLFDLSGRRALITGSSQGIGFALAQGLSEAGAEVVLNGRDEAKLKAAAAGIKGARTLAFDATDHGAVREAIDRFEAEVGAIDILVNNAGMQHRTPLEDFPADAFERLLQTNIASVFHVGQATARHMISRGRGKIINIASVQTALARPGIAPYTATKGAVGNLTKGMATDWAKYGLQCNAIAPGYFDTPLNAALVADETFSAWLEKRTPAGRWGKVEELVGACIFLSSDASSFVNGHILYVDGGITASL; encoded by the coding sequence GTGGGCCTTAATTTGTTCGATCTTTCCGGCCGCCGCGCCCTGATCACGGGTTCGTCCCAGGGCATCGGTTTCGCGCTGGCGCAAGGGCTTTCGGAAGCCGGGGCGGAAGTGGTGCTGAACGGGCGCGACGAAGCGAAGCTGAAAGCCGCCGCTGCCGGCATCAAGGGCGCGAGAACACTTGCCTTCGACGCCACAGATCATGGCGCGGTGCGCGAGGCTATCGACCGCTTCGAGGCGGAGGTTGGCGCGATCGACATTCTCGTCAACAATGCCGGCATGCAGCACCGCACGCCGCTCGAGGATTTTCCGGCCGATGCCTTCGAGCGCCTGCTGCAAACCAACATCGCCTCGGTATTCCACGTCGGACAGGCCACCGCGCGCCACATGATTTCGCGCGGGCGCGGCAAGATCATCAATATCGCCAGCGTTCAGACAGCACTTGCCCGCCCCGGCATCGCACCCTACACCGCCACCAAGGGCGCCGTCGGCAATCTGACTAAGGGCATGGCGACGGACTGGGCAAAATATGGCCTGCAGTGCAATGCCATAGCACCCGGTTATTTCGATACCCCGCTAAACGCCGCCCTTGTCGCAGACGAGACGTTTTCGGCCTGGCTTGAAAAGCGCACGCCGGCCGGACGCTGGGGCAAGGTGGAAGAGCTTGTCGGCGCCTGCATTTTCCTGTCGTCCGACGCCTCGTCCTTCGTGAACGGCCATATTCTCTACGTCGACGGCGGCATCACCGCCTCGCTTTAA
- a CDS encoding L-idonate 5-dehydrogenase has translation MKAIVAHGAKDVRIEDRPEEKPGPGEVRLRLARGGICGSDLHYYNHGGFGAVRLREPMVLGHEVSAVIEELGEGVEGLKIGGLVAVSPSRPCRTCRFCQEGLHNQCLNMRFYGSAMPFPHIQGAFREILVADALQCVPADGLSAGEAAMAEPLAVTLHATRRAGDLLGKRVLVTGCGPIGILSILAARRAGAAEIVATDLSDFTLGKAREAGADRVINSKDEPDALAAYGANKGTFDILYECSGAAVALAGGITALRPRGIIVQLGLGGDMSLPMMAITAKELDLRGSFRFHEEFATGVELMRKGLIDVKPFITQTVDLADAISAFEFASDRSRAMKVQIAFS, from the coding sequence ATGAAAGCGATTGTCGCCCACGGGGCAAAGGATGTGCGCATCGAAGACCGGCCGGAGGAAAAGCCGGGTCCGGGCGAGGTGCGGCTCCGTCTGGCGAGGGGCGGGATCTGCGGCAGTGATCTGCATTATTACAATCATGGCGGTTTCGGCGCCGTGCGGCTTCGTGAACCCATGGTGCTGGGCCATGAGGTTTCCGCCGTCATCGAGGAACTGGGCGAAGGCGTTGAGGGGCTGAAGATCGGCGGTCTGGTGGCGGTTTCGCCGTCGCGCCCATGCCGAACCTGCCGCTTCTGCCAGGAGGGTCTGCACAATCAGTGCCTCAACATGCGGTTTTATGGCAGCGCCATGCCTTTCCCGCATATTCAGGGCGCGTTCCGGGAAATTCTGGTGGCGGACGCCCTGCAATGCGTGCCGGCCGATGGTCTCAGCGCCGGGGAAGCCGCCATGGCGGAACCGCTGGCGGTGACGCTGCATGCCACACGCCGGGCCGGCGATTTGCTGGGAAAACGTGTGCTCGTCACGGGTTGCGGCCCCATCGGCATTCTCTCCATTCTGGCTGCGCGCCGGGCGGGTGCTGCTGAAATCGTCGCCACCGACCTTTCCGATTTCACGCTCGGCAAGGCGCGTGAAGCGGGGGCGGACCGTGTCATCAACAGCAAGGATGAGCCCGATGCGCTCGCCGCTTATGGTGCAAACAAGGGAACCTTCGACATTCTCTATGAATGCTCGGGTGCGGCCGTGGCGCTTGCCGGCGGCATTACGGCACTGCGGCCGCGCGGCATCATCGTCCAGCTCGGGCTCGGCGGCGATATGAGCCTGCCGATGATGGCGATCACAGCCAAGGAACTCGACCTGCGTGGTTCCTTTCGCTTCCACGAGGAATTCGCCACCGGCGTCGAGCTGATGCGCAAGGGCCTGATCGACGTCAAACCCTTCATCACCCAGACCGTCGATCTTGCCGACGCCATCTCGGCCTTCGAATTCGCCTCGGATCGCAGCCGCGCCATGAAGGTGCAGATCGCCTTTTCCTAA
- a CDS encoding GbsR/MarR family transcriptional regulator — translation MPTSLSPLVQSFVLHFGEMGSRWGINRTVGQVYALLYISPQPLCADEIVEALGISRSNVSMSLKELQAWNLAILKHFPGDRRDFFTTPDDVWQILRTLAEERKKREIDPTLSVLREILMETPENEDERHAQRRIDEMKTLIEQLTGWYDDVKRLETERLASLLALGSKVTKLLEAKDKIVSLARPRGTKKKG, via the coding sequence ATGCCAACCAGCCTGTCACCGCTCGTTCAGTCCTTCGTGCTGCATTTTGGCGAGATGGGCAGCCGCTGGGGAATCAACCGTACCGTCGGCCAGGTCTATGCTTTGCTTTACATTTCGCCGCAGCCTCTCTGTGCGGACGAGATCGTCGAGGCGCTTGGCATTTCCCGTTCCAACGTGTCGATGAGCCTCAAGGAGCTTCAGGCGTGGAACCTTGCAATTCTCAAGCACTTCCCCGGTGACAGGCGCGATTTTTTCACGACGCCTGATGATGTCTGGCAGATTCTGCGCACGCTCGCCGAGGAGCGGAAAAAGCGCGAGATCGATCCCACGCTCAGCGTGCTGCGCGAAATCCTGATGGAGACGCCGGAAAACGAAGATGAGCGGCATGCGCAAAGGCGGATCGACGAGATGAAGACGCTGATCGAGCAGCTTACCGGCTGGTATGACGATGTGAAGCGGCTGGAGACGGAGAGGCTGGCCTCGCTTCTGGCGCTCGGTTCCAAGGTCACGAAGCTTCTGGAGGCGAAAGACAAGATCGTCTCGCTTGCAAGACCCCGCGGCACGAAGAAGAAAGGGTGA
- the cydD gene encoding thiol reductant ABC exporter subunit CydD, which translates to MSAQIPRSADGDAADCPVPGAGQRRFFGRARRNVAPDKTAVKTQHAPAVGRSVALLHVLPALLWLPQAGLLAFSVGKIADGEPMMAIVPAAVAVLILGLLKAWLEKVAARLSFRAARAALSQRRFEALQAVAKVSPLDLSRTASGEAAGIVAEAAEALVPYLSRFQPARMKATIVPLVFVLAILPFSWIAALVLLLAMPTIPLFMALIGWQAKAASEKQLAETGNINAFLLDRLRGLETIRTLKAVDLTAARLDADAQNLKKRTMAVLRIAFLSSAVLELFAAIGVAMTAVYIGFHLLGFLDFGAWGEKLTLAEGLFILLLAPAFFEPLRELSAVWHDRAAGEASLNALATLTAGGAAIVGEGADVVRAPSSTPGLLEMENLSFAYPNAPPVIRNFNLTVQQGERVAILGASGCGKSTILSLIAGLAEAGEGVIRIGGVTLDDATADGLRGTIGWVSQKPFFFAASMKANIGFGRLAVSEAMVEEVLHRTGLDGLTQARRHLQIGDGGNGISGGEAVRLAIARAFADPATQLVLADEPTAHLDRETAALVTDNLLQLAKGRTLIVATHDPVLAARMDRIVDMTAIHSRGQP; encoded by the coding sequence ATGTCCGCACAAATCCCCCGTTCGGCCGATGGTGATGCCGCAGACTGTCCCGTGCCCGGTGCCGGGCAAAGGCGGTTCTTCGGTCGAGCCCGGCGCAACGTTGCCCCCGACAAGACCGCGGTAAAAACGCAACATGCGCCCGCGGTTGGCAGATCCGTCGCCCTGCTGCATGTGCTGCCGGCGCTGCTCTGGCTGCCGCAGGCGGGCCTGCTGGCCTTTTCAGTTGGAAAAATTGCCGATGGCGAGCCGATGATGGCGATCGTGCCGGCCGCCGTTGCGGTCCTTATCCTCGGGCTTCTCAAGGCGTGGCTGGAAAAAGTCGCGGCGCGGCTGTCCTTCCGGGCCGCGCGCGCAGCACTTTCGCAGCGGCGGTTCGAGGCGTTGCAGGCCGTGGCGAAGGTTTCCCCGCTCGATCTGTCGCGCACGGCCTCGGGTGAGGCGGCAGGTATCGTGGCGGAGGCTGCGGAAGCGCTGGTGCCCTATCTTTCCCGGTTCCAGCCGGCGCGCATGAAAGCCACCATCGTTCCCCTGGTTTTCGTGCTCGCCATCCTGCCCTTTAGCTGGATTGCGGCGCTTGTGCTTCTGCTCGCCATGCCCACCATCCCGCTTTTCATGGCCCTGATCGGCTGGCAGGCAAAGGCCGCCAGTGAAAAGCAGCTGGCCGAGACGGGCAACATCAACGCCTTCCTGCTCGATCGGCTGCGCGGGCTGGAAACGATCCGCACGCTCAAGGCCGTTGACCTGACGGCGGCGCGCCTCGATGCCGATGCGCAGAACCTCAAGAAGCGGACGATGGCCGTTCTGAGGATCGCCTTCCTCTCCTCCGCCGTGCTGGAGCTTTTTGCGGCGATCGGCGTTGCCATGACCGCCGTTTATATCGGTTTCCACCTGCTCGGTTTTCTCGATTTCGGCGCGTGGGGCGAAAAGCTTACGCTGGCCGAAGGCCTCTTCATCCTGCTGCTTGCACCCGCTTTTTTCGAGCCATTGCGCGAACTCTCCGCCGTCTGGCACGACCGCGCGGCCGGCGAGGCGTCACTTAATGCGCTCGCCACATTAACGGCCGGCGGTGCTGCCATCGTGGGTGAGGGCGCGGATGTGGTGCGCGCGCCATCTTCGACACCCGGCCTGCTGGAGATGGAAAACCTTTCCTTCGCTTACCCGAATGCTCCGCCTGTCATCCGGAATTTCAACCTGACGGTTCAGCAGGGCGAGAGAGTTGCGATTCTTGGGGCTTCCGGTTGTGGCAAATCCACTATACTCTCCTTGATTGCCGGGCTGGCCGAGGCGGGTGAGGGCGTAATCAGGATCGGCGGCGTCACGCTTGATGACGCAACGGCTGATGGGCTGCGCGGAACGATCGGCTGGGTCAGTCAGAAGCCATTCTTTTTTGCCGCGTCCATGAAGGCGAATATTGGTTTTGGCCGCTTGGCGGTCAGCGAGGCCATGGTGGAAGAGGTCCTGCACCGCACCGGACTGGATGGATTGACGCAGGCGCGCCGGCATTTGCAGATCGGAGACGGCGGAAATGGCATTTCGGGCGGGGAGGCGGTGCGGCTCGCCATAGCGCGCGCTTTCGCCGATCCGGCAACGCAGCTTGTTCTGGCCGATGAGCCGACCGCGCATCTCGACCGGGAAACGGCTGCTCTCGTCACGGATAACCTGCTGCAACTGGCAAAGGGCAGGACATTGATCGTCGCGACCCATGATCCGGTACTTGCGGCACGCATGGACAGGATCGTGGATATGACGGCGATCCATTCGAGGGGGCAGCCATGA
- a CDS encoding amino acid ABC transporter ATP-binding/permease protein produces the protein MIARFAILRPVIALFWSTRRGMLLAGAVLAVTTVLAGIGLLGVSGWFITATAIAGLLPATAFAFDVFAPSAAIRLLALARTAARYGERMTTHEATLSVLAALREKLFRGFAAPQAAKSLEARPARLLNRLTADIDALDSLYLRVLVPAAVAILAALVTGFGLAFLHPLAGVLAATFLIAAGLGISARSALKAEKFSRRRAIGLEALRARTADLVSGQTELLTTGRLSAQVAAVKRADDYLAACDDSLNRIETNAGFSFGLSAAILLSAALLGMACLVEHGAGSAPAAALGLLVCFAALEPFTALRRGAMELGRTLFSARRIAPRLSATAEAHCPALPASGIAAELRGVRLEREGNEHPVLTNINLAIACGERVAIVGASGAGKTSLIQLVAGELHPAAGSVRALPSTLMTQRSQLFRDSIADNLRLAKPAATGVELWEALEAAGLAEHVRTLPKRLETKLGEAGQGLSGGQSRRLALARFLLADRPLWLLDEVTEGLDGETARDVLGRLFARVEGKTVLMITHNRREAEFADRIIVLREGRQFDECQSGTLEYGVVLETLRPD, from the coding sequence ATGATCGCGCGTTTTGCCATATTGAGACCCGTCATCGCCCTGTTCTGGTCGACACGGCGCGGCATGTTGCTTGCGGGCGCGGTTCTGGCGGTCACGACTGTTCTGGCGGGCATCGGTCTTCTCGGCGTGTCCGGCTGGTTCATCACCGCGACGGCCATTGCCGGCCTGCTACCGGCGACGGCCTTCGCTTTCGATGTCTTTGCCCCTTCGGCAGCCATTCGCCTTCTGGCGCTGGCGCGCACCGCCGCCCGGTATGGCGAGCGCATGACGACCCACGAAGCCACGCTTTCCGTGCTTGCGGCTCTTCGGGAGAAACTGTTTCGCGGTTTTGCCGCACCGCAGGCGGCGAAATCTCTGGAGGCGCGGCCCGCGCGCCTGCTGAACCGGCTGACGGCGGATATCGATGCGCTGGATTCGCTTTATCTGCGCGTTCTGGTTCCCGCTGCCGTCGCCATCCTTGCCGCGCTCGTGACCGGCTTCGGGCTTGCTTTCCTGCATCCGCTTGCCGGCGTGCTGGCGGCAACCTTCCTTATTGCAGCGGGGCTCGGGATTTCTGCGCGCTCTGCCTTGAAAGCGGAAAAATTCTCGCGCCGGCGGGCCATCGGGCTCGAGGCGTTGCGCGCCCGCACGGCCGATCTGGTGAGCGGACAGACGGAGCTGCTGACCACGGGCCGGCTTTCCGCGCAGGTGGCCGCGGTAAAGCGCGCGGATGACTATCTCGCTGCCTGTGATGACAGCCTCAACCGCATCGAGACCAATGCCGGCTTTTCCTTTGGTCTTTCAGCGGCCATTCTCTTGAGCGCCGCCCTTCTCGGCATGGCCTGTCTGGTGGAGCATGGGGCGGGGAGCGCACCGGCCGCCGCACTCGGACTGCTGGTCTGTTTCGCTGCGCTGGAGCCTTTCACGGCGCTTCGCCGCGGGGCGATGGAGCTGGGCCGTACGCTGTTTTCCGCAAGGCGTATTGCGCCGCGCCTTTCTGCAACGGCCGAGGCGCACTGTCCCGCATTACCCGCGAGTGGCATCGCGGCGGAGCTTAGAGGCGTGCGTCTGGAGCGGGAAGGGAACGAGCATCCGGTCCTGACGAATATCAACCTTGCAATCGCCTGCGGGGAACGGGTCGCGATCGTCGGTGCAAGCGGTGCGGGCAAGACGAGCCTCATCCAGCTGGTGGCGGGCGAGTTGCACCCGGCTGCGGGCTCGGTCCGTGCCTTGCCGTCCACCCTGATGACGCAGCGCAGCCAGCTTTTCCGTGACAGCATCGCTGACAATCTGCGGCTGGCAAAACCTGCGGCAACGGGGGTTGAGTTGTGGGAGGCGCTCGAGGCGGCCGGGCTTGCCGAACACGTCAGAACCTTGCCGAAACGGCTGGAAACGAAGCTCGGCGAGGCCGGGCAGGGTCTTTCCGGCGGCCAGTCGCGCCGACTGGCGCTTGCCCGTTTCCTGCTTGCCGACAGGCCGCTCTGGCTTCTCGACGAGGTGACGGAAGGGCTGGATGGCGAGACCGCCCGGGATGTGCTCGGCCGGCTTTTCGCGAGGGTAGAGGGAAAGACTGTCTTGATGATCACCCATAATCGCCGCGAGGCGGAATTTGCCGATCGTATCATCGTGCTGAGAGAGGGACGCCAGTTTGATGAATGTCAAAGCGGTACCCTGGAATACGGCGTAGTGCTTGAGACACTGCGCCCGGACTGA